A genomic region of Cannabis sativa cultivar Pink pepper isolate KNU-18-1 chromosome 1, ASM2916894v1, whole genome shotgun sequence contains the following coding sequences:
- the LOC115705247 gene encoding regulator of telomere elongation helicase 1 homolog isoform X2, whose amino-acid sequence MPTYRIRGIDVDFPFEAYDCQLVYMEKVIQALQEKCNALLESPTGTGKTLCLLCATLAWRKSLGGFSTGVNLKSSQNAGGSEESPSQSGSSNLPTIIYTSRTHSQIRQVIKELKRSSYRHRLWTQFMDNLLELNHAKLAEHLDWCRPKMVVLGSREQLCIHEQVSSLHGKAQSNACQMLRRNRQRREEHEKQENQGRPRCAHYLHVADYLKSNPHLGDEPIDIEDLVNIGKSFGPCPYYMSREIHKVVDILFAPYNYLIDRAYRKSLTINWQNSVLIFDEAHNLEGLCADAASFDLSSKLLTACISEAKNCIDISVKRRQASDDKSNNPDNFAILRALLLKLEKRIAEVPIESKDLGFTKPGPYIYELLADLNITPNTSSKLVGIIDEATQLLEEDNQLQGKNSACRLESIGSMLNLIFRQDNSHAKYYLVHVQEVDASASDGLRGKASRTLSWWCFNPGIAMEEFSKLFVGSIILTSGTLSPMDSFAQELKLDFPVRLENPHVINSNQIWAGVVPVGPSGYSFNSSYRSRDTLEYKQELGNAMVNFARIVPDGLLVFFPSYYLLDQCIGCWKTASLANSTTIWERICKHKKPVVEPRQSSLFSESIEDYMAKLKDTSSSGAIFFAVCRGKVSEGLDFADHAGRAVIVTGMPFATLTDHKVRLKRLFLDEQAQRLREACKTEVLTGEEWYSQQATRAVNQAVGRVIRHRHDYGAIIFCDERFSHSNRQSQISLWIQPHLKCYSKFGDIVFTLTRFFRDGKNLGPTKLELPKTEKLGDLNSSIKSAALKHISEAPLDNISSLLASSMSADGNATEKLEDFTRLTAAVGEDFSILLEKVQPANRASLSCCKDKSSILTSSNEQICNEKKLLISAGRAQYQNVKCDSLDNNSILDRESFRGLLAPCPSKKRKSIGTKPSVSLHESFSDYSSRMRNSEPNSSSSKSQECDKGIDSAERSIQSAQVDNVEARGSEFLIQVGEKLSISEYKEFVNSMKALKSKAVKINEVFRSIVGIFSGPERFPLLVRFKDFIPAKYHALYDQYLGANDKTTKSPGFFTCHMQKNEPPERRQT is encoded by the exons ATGCCGACATACAGGATTAGGGGCATCGATGTTGATTTTCCATTCGAGGCCTACGATTGCCAACTCGTTTACATGGAAAAAGTCATTCAAGCCCTCCAAGAG AAATGTAATGCACTGCTGGAGAGTCCCACAGGAACTGGGAAAACCCTGTGCCTTCTATGTGCTACCTTGGCTTGGAGGAAGAGTTTGGGTGGTTTCTCAACTGGTGTAAATTTGAAGAGCAGTCAGAATGCCGGAGGCTCAGAAGAATCACCATCACAATCTGGGAGCTCCAATCTTCCCACCATCATTTATACATCACGTACTCACAGCCAGATTCGTCAAGTAATCAAAGAGTTGAAAAGAAGCTCGTACAG ACATAGGCTGTGGACTCAATTTATGGACAATCTACTTGAATTAAATCATG CTAAACTAGCTGAACATCTGGATTGGTGTAGGCCCAAAATGGTAGTATTAGGGTCTCGAGAGCAGTTATGTATTCATGAGCAAGTTAGTTCACTCCATGGGAAAGCGCAATCAAATGCGTGCCAAATGCTTCGTAGAAATCGTCAAAGGCGTGAAGAGCAtgaaaaacaagaaaatcaGGGAAGACCTCGCTGCGCCCACTATTTGCATGTTGCTG ATTACTTGAAGAGCAATCCTCATCTTGGAGATGAACCAATAGATATTGAGGATTTGGTCAATATCGGAAAATCATTTGGGCC GTGCCCCTATTATATGTCACGGGAGATTCATAAAGTTGTTGACATATTGTTTGCACCATATAACTATCTCATTGATCGTGCATATAGAAAATCTCTAACAATAAATTGGCAGAACAGTGTACTTATATTTGACGAAGCTCATAACTTG GAAGGCCTATGTGCTGATGCAGCTTCTTTTGACTTGTCTTCTAAGCTTCTTACGGCTTGCATTTCTGAAGCGAAAAATTGTATTGATATTTCTGTAAAAAGAAGGCAAGCTTCTGATGATAAGTCAAATAACCCAGATAATTTTGCAATTCTTAGAG CACTACTTTTAAAGCTTGAGAAGCGGATTGCGGAAGTGCCTATTGAATCCAAGGATTTGGGGTTCACTAAACCTGGACCTTACATCTATGAATTACTAGCTGATTTAAATATCACTCCTAATACTTCATCCAAGCTTGTTGGGATAATTGATGAAGCAACTCAACTTTTGGAAGAAGATAACCAGCTACAAGGGAAAAACAGTGCCTGTCGGCTGGAAAGTATTGGCAGCatgcttaatttaattttcagaCAGGACAATTCTCATGCAAAATACTATCTT GTTCACGTGCAGGAAGTTGATGCTAGTGCATCGGATGGTTTAAGAG GTAAGGCATCTAGGACACTTAGCTGGTGGTGCTTTAATCCGGGAATTGCTATGGAGGAATTCTCTAAATTGTTTGTGGGTTCTATTATATTAACATCTGGTACATTATCTCCGATGGATTCATTTGCTCAGGAACTGAAACT AGACTTTCCTGTGAGGTTGGAGAACCCTCATGTTATAAACTCTAATCAGATATGGGCTGGAGTTGTACCAGTTGGTCCCTCAGGTTACTCTTTCAACTCCTCATACAGGAGTCGTGACACTCTTGAATACAAGCAAGAGCTCGGTAATGCCATGG TCAATTTTGCTCGAATTGTTCCTGATGGGCTGCTTGTATTCTTTCCATCTTACTACCTTCTGGACCAATGCATTGGGTGCTGGAAGACTGCG AGTCTTGCTAATTCAACAACAATATGGGAAAGAATCTGCAAGCATAAGAAACCTGTTGTAGAACCTAGACAATCTTCTTTGTTTTCTGAGTCAATTGAG GATTACATGGCCAAGCTGAAGGACACTTCAAGTTCTGGTGCAATATTTTTTGCTGTGTGCCGTGGCAAG GTAAGTGAAGGATTAGATTTTGCCGATCATGCTGGAAGAGCTGTCATCGTTACTGGTATGCCATTTGCCACATTGACAGATCATAAG GTTCGTCTGAAACGCTTGTTCTTGGATGAACAAGCGCAACGCCTAAGAGAAGCATGCAAG ACAGAAGTTCTTACTGGGGAAGAATGGTACAGTCAACAAGCAACACGAGCAGTAAATCAGGCTGTTGGACGAGTAATCCGGCATCGCCATGACTATGGAGCAATCATCTTTTGTGATGAGAG GTTTTCACATTCAAATCGTCAGTCTCAAATTTCACTTTGGATCCAACCTCATCTCAAG TGCTACTCCAAATTTGGGGATATAGTTTTTACATTGACCCGTTTTTTTCGTGATGGAAAAAATTTGGGTCCCACAAAGCTGGAGTTACCAAAAACCGAGAAACTGG GAGACTTGAATTCTAGCATAAAATCAGCAGCACTTAAGCACATCAGTGAAGCCCCATTGGATAATATATCATCTCTCTTAGCCTCATCAATGTCAGCTGATG GAAATGCAACTGAAAAGTTAGAAGACTTCACACGCTTG ACAGCAGCAGTGGGTGAAgatttttctattttgttggAGAAAGTTCAACCTGCAAATCGCGCATCTCTTTCTTGCTGCAAAGATAAATCTTCAATATTGACTAGTTCAAATGAACAGATTTGCAATGAGAAAAAGTTGCTCATTTCTGCAGGGAGGGCTCAGTACCAAAATGTTAAATGTGATTCTCTCGATAATAATTCTATATTAGACAGAGAATCATTTAGAGGACTATTAGCTCCTTGTCCTTCCAAGAAGCGGAAATCAATAGGCACAAAGCCTAGTGTATCgcttcatgaaagttttagtGATTATTCATCTCGTATGAGAAATTCGGAGCCCAATTCTTCATCTTCTAAATCTCAGGAATGCGACAAGGGTATTGATTCTGCAGAAAGAAGTATACAAAGTGCTCAGGTTGATAATGTGGAAGCCAGAGGATCTGAATTCCTGATTCAG GTTGGAGAGAAACTTAGTATTTCTGAGTATAAAGAATTCGTGAATTCCATGAAGGCACTTAAATCGAAAGCAGTCAAGATAAATGAAGTTTTTAGATCTATTGTCGGAATTTTTTCTGGGCCTGAGCGGTTCCCTCTTCTCGTAAG GTTCAAGGATTTTATCCCTGCTAAGTATCATGCTCTCTATGACCAATATCTTGGAGCAAATGACAAGACAACTAAGAGTCCTG GGTTTTTCACTTGCCATATGCAGAAAAATGAACCACCAGAAAGAAGACAAACCTAA
- the LOC115705247 gene encoding regulator of telomere elongation helicase 1 homolog isoform X7 translates to MSREIHKVVDILFAPYNYLIDRAYRKSLTINWQNSVLIFDEAHNLEGLCADAASFDLSSKLLTACISEAKNCIDISVKRRQASDDKSNNPDNFAILRALLLKLEKRIAEVPIESKDLGFTKPGPYIYELLADLNITPNTSSKLVGIIDEATQLLEEDNQLQGKNSACRLESIGSMLNLIFRQDNSHAKYYLVHVQEVDASASDGLRGKASRTLSWWCFNPGIAMEEFSKLFVGSIILTSGTLSPMDSFAQELKLDFPVRLENPHVINSNQIWAGVVPVGPSGYSFNSSYRSRDTLEYKQELGNAMVNFARIVPDGLLVFFPSYYLLDQCIGCWKTASLANSTTIWERICKHKKPVVEPRQSSLFSESIEDYMAKLKDTSSSGAIFFAVCRGKVSEGLDFADHAGRAVIVTGMPFATLTDHKVRLKRLFLDEQAQRLREACKTEVLTGEEWYSQQATRAVNQAVGRVIRHRHDYGAIIFCDERFSHSNRQSQISLWIQPHLKCYSKFGDIVFTLTRFFRDGKNLGPTKLELPKTEKLGDLNSSIKSAALKHISEAPLDNISSLLASSMSADAGNATEKLEDFTRLTAAVGEDFSILLEKVQPANRASLSCCKDKSSILTSSNEQICNEKKLLISAGRAQYQNVKCDSLDNNSILDRESFRGLLAPCPSKKRKSIGTKPSVSLHESFSDYSSRMRNSEPNSSSSKSQECDKGIDSAERSIQSAQVDNVEARGSEFLIQVGEKLSISEYKEFVNSMKALKSKAVKINEVFRSIVGIFSGPERFPLLVRFKDFIPAKYHALYDQYLGANDKTTKSPGFFTCHMQKNEPPERRQT, encoded by the exons ATGTCACGGGAGATTCATAAAGTTGTTGACATATTGTTTGCACCATATAACTATCTCATTGATCGTGCATATAGAAAATCTCTAACAATAAATTGGCAGAACAGTGTACTTATATTTGACGAAGCTCATAACTTG GAAGGCCTATGTGCTGATGCAGCTTCTTTTGACTTGTCTTCTAAGCTTCTTACGGCTTGCATTTCTGAAGCGAAAAATTGTATTGATATTTCTGTAAAAAGAAGGCAAGCTTCTGATGATAAGTCAAATAACCCAGATAATTTTGCAATTCTTAGAG CACTACTTTTAAAGCTTGAGAAGCGGATTGCGGAAGTGCCTATTGAATCCAAGGATTTGGGGTTCACTAAACCTGGACCTTACATCTATGAATTACTAGCTGATTTAAATATCACTCCTAATACTTCATCCAAGCTTGTTGGGATAATTGATGAAGCAACTCAACTTTTGGAAGAAGATAACCAGCTACAAGGGAAAAACAGTGCCTGTCGGCTGGAAAGTATTGGCAGCatgcttaatttaattttcagaCAGGACAATTCTCATGCAAAATACTATCTT GTTCACGTGCAGGAAGTTGATGCTAGTGCATCGGATGGTTTAAGAG GTAAGGCATCTAGGACACTTAGCTGGTGGTGCTTTAATCCGGGAATTGCTATGGAGGAATTCTCTAAATTGTTTGTGGGTTCTATTATATTAACATCTGGTACATTATCTCCGATGGATTCATTTGCTCAGGAACTGAAACT AGACTTTCCTGTGAGGTTGGAGAACCCTCATGTTATAAACTCTAATCAGATATGGGCTGGAGTTGTACCAGTTGGTCCCTCAGGTTACTCTTTCAACTCCTCATACAGGAGTCGTGACACTCTTGAATACAAGCAAGAGCTCGGTAATGCCATGG TCAATTTTGCTCGAATTGTTCCTGATGGGCTGCTTGTATTCTTTCCATCTTACTACCTTCTGGACCAATGCATTGGGTGCTGGAAGACTGCG AGTCTTGCTAATTCAACAACAATATGGGAAAGAATCTGCAAGCATAAGAAACCTGTTGTAGAACCTAGACAATCTTCTTTGTTTTCTGAGTCAATTGAG GATTACATGGCCAAGCTGAAGGACACTTCAAGTTCTGGTGCAATATTTTTTGCTGTGTGCCGTGGCAAG GTAAGTGAAGGATTAGATTTTGCCGATCATGCTGGAAGAGCTGTCATCGTTACTGGTATGCCATTTGCCACATTGACAGATCATAAG GTTCGTCTGAAACGCTTGTTCTTGGATGAACAAGCGCAACGCCTAAGAGAAGCATGCAAG ACAGAAGTTCTTACTGGGGAAGAATGGTACAGTCAACAAGCAACACGAGCAGTAAATCAGGCTGTTGGACGAGTAATCCGGCATCGCCATGACTATGGAGCAATCATCTTTTGTGATGAGAG GTTTTCACATTCAAATCGTCAGTCTCAAATTTCACTTTGGATCCAACCTCATCTCAAG TGCTACTCCAAATTTGGGGATATAGTTTTTACATTGACCCGTTTTTTTCGTGATGGAAAAAATTTGGGTCCCACAAAGCTGGAGTTACCAAAAACCGAGAAACTGG GAGACTTGAATTCTAGCATAAAATCAGCAGCACTTAAGCACATCAGTGAAGCCCCATTGGATAATATATCATCTCTCTTAGCCTCATCAATGTCAGCTGATG CAGGAAATGCAACTGAAAAGTTAGAAGACTTCACACGCTTG ACAGCAGCAGTGGGTGAAgatttttctattttgttggAGAAAGTTCAACCTGCAAATCGCGCATCTCTTTCTTGCTGCAAAGATAAATCTTCAATATTGACTAGTTCAAATGAACAGATTTGCAATGAGAAAAAGTTGCTCATTTCTGCAGGGAGGGCTCAGTACCAAAATGTTAAATGTGATTCTCTCGATAATAATTCTATATTAGACAGAGAATCATTTAGAGGACTATTAGCTCCTTGTCCTTCCAAGAAGCGGAAATCAATAGGCACAAAGCCTAGTGTATCgcttcatgaaagttttagtGATTATTCATCTCGTATGAGAAATTCGGAGCCCAATTCTTCATCTTCTAAATCTCAGGAATGCGACAAGGGTATTGATTCTGCAGAAAGAAGTATACAAAGTGCTCAGGTTGATAATGTGGAAGCCAGAGGATCTGAATTCCTGATTCAG GTTGGAGAGAAACTTAGTATTTCTGAGTATAAAGAATTCGTGAATTCCATGAAGGCACTTAAATCGAAAGCAGTCAAGATAAATGAAGTTTTTAGATCTATTGTCGGAATTTTTTCTGGGCCTGAGCGGTTCCCTCTTCTCGTAAG GTTCAAGGATTTTATCCCTGCTAAGTATCATGCTCTCTATGACCAATATCTTGGAGCAAATGACAAGACAACTAAGAGTCCTG GGTTTTTCACTTGCCATATGCAGAAAAATGAACCACCAGAAAGAAGACAAACCTAA
- the LOC115705247 gene encoding regulator of telomere elongation helicase 1 homolog isoform X1: MPTYRIRGIDVDFPFEAYDCQLVYMEKVIQALQEKCNALLESPTGTGKTLCLLCATLAWRKSLGGFSTGVNLKSSQNAGGSEESPSQSGSSNLPTIIYTSRTHSQIRQVIKELKRSSYRHRLWTQFMDNLLELNHAKLAEHLDWCRPKMVVLGSREQLCIHEQVSSLHGKAQSNACQMLRRNRQRREEHEKQENQGRPRCAHYLHVADYLKSNPHLGDEPIDIEDLVNIGKSFGPCPYYMSREIHKVVDILFAPYNYLIDRAYRKSLTINWQNSVLIFDEAHNLEGLCADAASFDLSSKLLTACISEAKNCIDISVKRRQASDDKSNNPDNFAILRALLLKLEKRIAEVPIESKDLGFTKPGPYIYELLADLNITPNTSSKLVGIIDEATQLLEEDNQLQGKNSACRLESIGSMLNLIFRQDNSHAKYYLVHVQEVDASASDGLRGKASRTLSWWCFNPGIAMEEFSKLFVGSIILTSGTLSPMDSFAQELKLDFPVRLENPHVINSNQIWAGVVPVGPSGYSFNSSYRSRDTLEYKQELGNAMVNFARIVPDGLLVFFPSYYLLDQCIGCWKTASLANSTTIWERICKHKKPVVEPRQSSLFSESIEDYMAKLKDTSSSGAIFFAVCRGKVSEGLDFADHAGRAVIVTGMPFATLTDHKVRLKRLFLDEQAQRLREACKTEVLTGEEWYSQQATRAVNQAVGRVIRHRHDYGAIIFCDERFSHSNRQSQISLWIQPHLKCYSKFGDIVFTLTRFFRDGKNLGPTKLELPKTEKLGDLNSSIKSAALKHISEAPLDNISSLLASSMSADAGNATEKLEDFTRLTAAVGEDFSILLEKVQPANRASLSCCKDKSSILTSSNEQICNEKKLLISAGRAQYQNVKCDSLDNNSILDRESFRGLLAPCPSKKRKSIGTKPSVSLHESFSDYSSRMRNSEPNSSSSKSQECDKGIDSAERSIQSAQVDNVEARGSEFLIQVGEKLSISEYKEFVNSMKALKSKAVKINEVFRSIVGIFSGPERFPLLVRFKDFIPAKYHALYDQYLGANDKTTKSPGFFTCHMQKNEPPERRQT, encoded by the exons ATGCCGACATACAGGATTAGGGGCATCGATGTTGATTTTCCATTCGAGGCCTACGATTGCCAACTCGTTTACATGGAAAAAGTCATTCAAGCCCTCCAAGAG AAATGTAATGCACTGCTGGAGAGTCCCACAGGAACTGGGAAAACCCTGTGCCTTCTATGTGCTACCTTGGCTTGGAGGAAGAGTTTGGGTGGTTTCTCAACTGGTGTAAATTTGAAGAGCAGTCAGAATGCCGGAGGCTCAGAAGAATCACCATCACAATCTGGGAGCTCCAATCTTCCCACCATCATTTATACATCACGTACTCACAGCCAGATTCGTCAAGTAATCAAAGAGTTGAAAAGAAGCTCGTACAG ACATAGGCTGTGGACTCAATTTATGGACAATCTACTTGAATTAAATCATG CTAAACTAGCTGAACATCTGGATTGGTGTAGGCCCAAAATGGTAGTATTAGGGTCTCGAGAGCAGTTATGTATTCATGAGCAAGTTAGTTCACTCCATGGGAAAGCGCAATCAAATGCGTGCCAAATGCTTCGTAGAAATCGTCAAAGGCGTGAAGAGCAtgaaaaacaagaaaatcaGGGAAGACCTCGCTGCGCCCACTATTTGCATGTTGCTG ATTACTTGAAGAGCAATCCTCATCTTGGAGATGAACCAATAGATATTGAGGATTTGGTCAATATCGGAAAATCATTTGGGCC GTGCCCCTATTATATGTCACGGGAGATTCATAAAGTTGTTGACATATTGTTTGCACCATATAACTATCTCATTGATCGTGCATATAGAAAATCTCTAACAATAAATTGGCAGAACAGTGTACTTATATTTGACGAAGCTCATAACTTG GAAGGCCTATGTGCTGATGCAGCTTCTTTTGACTTGTCTTCTAAGCTTCTTACGGCTTGCATTTCTGAAGCGAAAAATTGTATTGATATTTCTGTAAAAAGAAGGCAAGCTTCTGATGATAAGTCAAATAACCCAGATAATTTTGCAATTCTTAGAG CACTACTTTTAAAGCTTGAGAAGCGGATTGCGGAAGTGCCTATTGAATCCAAGGATTTGGGGTTCACTAAACCTGGACCTTACATCTATGAATTACTAGCTGATTTAAATATCACTCCTAATACTTCATCCAAGCTTGTTGGGATAATTGATGAAGCAACTCAACTTTTGGAAGAAGATAACCAGCTACAAGGGAAAAACAGTGCCTGTCGGCTGGAAAGTATTGGCAGCatgcttaatttaattttcagaCAGGACAATTCTCATGCAAAATACTATCTT GTTCACGTGCAGGAAGTTGATGCTAGTGCATCGGATGGTTTAAGAG GTAAGGCATCTAGGACACTTAGCTGGTGGTGCTTTAATCCGGGAATTGCTATGGAGGAATTCTCTAAATTGTTTGTGGGTTCTATTATATTAACATCTGGTACATTATCTCCGATGGATTCATTTGCTCAGGAACTGAAACT AGACTTTCCTGTGAGGTTGGAGAACCCTCATGTTATAAACTCTAATCAGATATGGGCTGGAGTTGTACCAGTTGGTCCCTCAGGTTACTCTTTCAACTCCTCATACAGGAGTCGTGACACTCTTGAATACAAGCAAGAGCTCGGTAATGCCATGG TCAATTTTGCTCGAATTGTTCCTGATGGGCTGCTTGTATTCTTTCCATCTTACTACCTTCTGGACCAATGCATTGGGTGCTGGAAGACTGCG AGTCTTGCTAATTCAACAACAATATGGGAAAGAATCTGCAAGCATAAGAAACCTGTTGTAGAACCTAGACAATCTTCTTTGTTTTCTGAGTCAATTGAG GATTACATGGCCAAGCTGAAGGACACTTCAAGTTCTGGTGCAATATTTTTTGCTGTGTGCCGTGGCAAG GTAAGTGAAGGATTAGATTTTGCCGATCATGCTGGAAGAGCTGTCATCGTTACTGGTATGCCATTTGCCACATTGACAGATCATAAG GTTCGTCTGAAACGCTTGTTCTTGGATGAACAAGCGCAACGCCTAAGAGAAGCATGCAAG ACAGAAGTTCTTACTGGGGAAGAATGGTACAGTCAACAAGCAACACGAGCAGTAAATCAGGCTGTTGGACGAGTAATCCGGCATCGCCATGACTATGGAGCAATCATCTTTTGTGATGAGAG GTTTTCACATTCAAATCGTCAGTCTCAAATTTCACTTTGGATCCAACCTCATCTCAAG TGCTACTCCAAATTTGGGGATATAGTTTTTACATTGACCCGTTTTTTTCGTGATGGAAAAAATTTGGGTCCCACAAAGCTGGAGTTACCAAAAACCGAGAAACTGG GAGACTTGAATTCTAGCATAAAATCAGCAGCACTTAAGCACATCAGTGAAGCCCCATTGGATAATATATCATCTCTCTTAGCCTCATCAATGTCAGCTGATG CAGGAAATGCAACTGAAAAGTTAGAAGACTTCACACGCTTG ACAGCAGCAGTGGGTGAAgatttttctattttgttggAGAAAGTTCAACCTGCAAATCGCGCATCTCTTTCTTGCTGCAAAGATAAATCTTCAATATTGACTAGTTCAAATGAACAGATTTGCAATGAGAAAAAGTTGCTCATTTCTGCAGGGAGGGCTCAGTACCAAAATGTTAAATGTGATTCTCTCGATAATAATTCTATATTAGACAGAGAATCATTTAGAGGACTATTAGCTCCTTGTCCTTCCAAGAAGCGGAAATCAATAGGCACAAAGCCTAGTGTATCgcttcatgaaagttttagtGATTATTCATCTCGTATGAGAAATTCGGAGCCCAATTCTTCATCTTCTAAATCTCAGGAATGCGACAAGGGTATTGATTCTGCAGAAAGAAGTATACAAAGTGCTCAGGTTGATAATGTGGAAGCCAGAGGATCTGAATTCCTGATTCAG GTTGGAGAGAAACTTAGTATTTCTGAGTATAAAGAATTCGTGAATTCCATGAAGGCACTTAAATCGAAAGCAGTCAAGATAAATGAAGTTTTTAGATCTATTGTCGGAATTTTTTCTGGGCCTGAGCGGTTCCCTCTTCTCGTAAG GTTCAAGGATTTTATCCCTGCTAAGTATCATGCTCTCTATGACCAATATCTTGGAGCAAATGACAAGACAACTAAGAGTCCTG GGTTTTTCACTTGCCATATGCAGAAAAATGAACCACCAGAAAGAAGACAAACCTAA